The proteins below come from a single Xyrauchen texanus isolate HMW12.3.18 chromosome 3, RBS_HiC_50CHRs, whole genome shotgun sequence genomic window:
- the LOC127628761 gene encoding protein RUFY3-like isoform X2, with product MSDLMPQSDAPTPTTDKITQAARETIYLCNFRVSVDGEWLCLRELNDISLTPDPEPAHEDSWEDFTELVEQMQMLDEFKDPKDPIAIERLNLMNMAKLSIKGLIESALNLGRTLDSDYAPLQQFFVVMEHCLKHGLKSKKTFLGQNKSFWGPLELVEKLTPEAGEITASVKDLPGLKTPLGRGRAWLRLALMQKKLSDYMKTIINRKDLLSEFYEPNALMMEEEGAVIAGLLVGLNVIDANLCMKGEDLDSQVGVIDFSMYLKDGAHSSKSTEGDGQITAILDQKNYVEELNRHLSASVNNLQAKVDAMEKSNTKLTEELAVANNRIITLQEELERVKEESTYFVESSRKASRADGTANGQVLGETRKQLKEETQLRLDVEKELEVQIGMKQEMELSMKMLEKDICEKHDALVELRRQLDDLRTINHELAVKSQSSEVSAKQKSDIICRLEEKSNQMASIIKQLESRCKKAEREWDLADEANRLFKQEFGDKIESLQQEVEQLCKQRSAMEHELRKWREHHGAHNPDALFGKTPPQRDVRQQVEEIRKELETVKNENYTLRTVLEEKSSLGSSLTLSHEDEQDQSLGKDIDPSICSMCENQDSLTTPKRQCKNCSGMFCENCLVNELPLPSSINPENVCDVCYSQLMQQYASTTS from the exons ATGTCTGATCTGATGCCCCAGAGTGATGCCCCCACCCCCACTACAGACAAGATCACACAGGCTGCCAGAGAGACCATCTACCTATGCAACTTTCGCGTGTCGGTGGATGGGGAATGGCTGTGCCTGCGCGAGCTGAACGACATCTCGCTCACGCCAGATCCCGAGCCTGCTCATGAAG ACTCATGGGAGGATTTCACAGAATTGGTGGAGCAAATGCAAATGCTTGATGAGTTCAAAG ATCCTAAGGACCCCATTGCCATCGAGAGGCTGAACCTGATGAACATGGCGAAGCTGAGCATTAAGGGCTTGATTGAGTCTGCACTAAACCTTGGCCGCACACTGGACTCCGACTACGCCCCACTGCAGCAGTTCTTTGTCGTCATGGAACACTGCCTGAAACATGGACTTAAAA GTAAGAAGACGTTCCTTGGTCAAAACAAGTCTTTCTGGGGTCCTTTGGAGCTGGTTGAAAAGTTGACTCCAGAGGCTGGGGAGATCACAGCCAGTGTCAAAGACCTTCCTGGGCTAAA AACCCCATTAGGAAGAGGCAGAGCATGGCTTCGTCTGGCCTTGATGCAGAAAAAGCTCTCAGACTACATGAAGACGATCATCAACAGAAAAGACCTGCTCAG TGAATTCTATGAGCCCAACGCTCTAATGATGGAGGAGGAAGGAGCAGTGATTGCTGGGCTGTTGGTCGGACTGAATGTCATTGATGCTAACTTGTGTATGAAAGGAGAAGATTTAGACTCACAG GTTGGAGTTATAGATTTTTCCATGTACCTGAAAGACGGAGCCCACAGCAGCAAAAGTACAGAGGG TGATGGACAGATCACAGCTATTCTCGACCAGAAGAATTATGTTGAGGAACTAAACAGACATTTAAG TGCATCAGTGAATAACCTGCAAGCCAAAGTGGACGCAATGGAAAAGTCCAACACAAAACTTACAGAGGAG CTTGCTGTCGCAAACAACAGGATCATCACTCTACAGGAGGAACTGGAGAGAGTGAAGGAGGAAAGCACTTACTTTGTGGAGTCCAGTCGCAAG GCCTCAAGGGCAGATGGTACTGCAAATGGTCAAGTTCTTGGAGAAACTCGCAAACAGCTCAAAGAGGAGACTCAGCTCAGGCTG GATGTAGAGAAGGAGCTGGAAGTACAGATAGGGATGAAGCAGGAGATGGAGTTATccatgaagatgctggagaaagaCATTTGTGAAAAACATGATGCTCTGGTGGAACTGAGGCGGCAGTTAGATGACCTGCGCACAATCAACCACGAGCTTGCCGTCAAGTCACAG AGCTCAGAGGTCAGTGCAAAACAGAAGAGTGACATCATCTGCCGCTTGGAGGAGAAATCAAACCAGATGGCGAGCATTATTAAACAACTGGAGAGCAG ATGTAAGAAGGCGGAGCGAGAATGGGACCTGGCGGACGAGGCAAATCGGCTCTTCAAGCAGGAGTTTGGGGACAAGATTGAGAGTCTGCAGCAAGAGGTGGAGCAGTTATGCAAGCAGAG ATCAGCTATGGAACATGAACTCAGGAAATGGAGAGAGCATCATGGAGCCCACAATCCTGATGCTCTGTTTGGCAAAACGCCCCCACAGAGAGATGTGCGACAGCAAGTAGAGGAGATCAGAAAG GAATTAGAGACagtcaaaaatgaaaactatacaTTACGCACTGTGCTGGAGGAAAAGTCAAGTCTTGGTTCCAGTTT GACACTTTCACATGAAGATGAACAG GATCAGTCTCTTGGTAAAGACATTGACCCATCCATCTGCTCTATGTGTGAAAACCAGGATTCCTTGACCACACCCAAG AGGCAATGTAAGAACTGCAGTGGCATGTTCTGTGAGAACTGCTTGGTGAATGAACTCCCTCTGCCTTCCTCCATCAACCCTgaaaatgtgtgtgatgtctgCTACTCACAGTTAATGCAGCAGTATGCCTCCACCACATCCTGA
- the LOC127628761 gene encoding protein RUFY3-like isoform X3, which produces MSDLMPQSDAPTPTTDKITQAARETIYLCNFRVSVDGEWLCLRELNDISLTPDPEPAHEDPKDPIAIERLNLMNMAKLSIKGLIESALNLGRTLDSDYAPLQQFFVVMEHCLKHGLKSKKTFLGQNKSFWGPLELVEKLTPEAGEITASVKDLPGLKTPLGRGRAWLRLALMQKKLSDYMKTIINRKDLLSEFYEPNALMMEEEGAVIAGLLVGLNVIDANLCMKGEDLDSQVGVIDFSMYLKDGAHSSKSTEGDGQITAILDQKNYVEELNRHLSASVNNLQAKVDAMEKSNTKLTEELAVANNRIITLQEELERVKEESTYFVESSRKASRADGTANGQVLGETRKQLKEETQLRLDVEKELEVQIGMKQEMELSMKMLEKDICEKHDALVELRRQLDDLRTINHELAVKSQSSEVSAKQKSDIICRLEEKSNQMASIIKQLESRCKKAEREWDLADEANRLFKQEFGDKIESLQQEVEQLCKQRSAMEHELRKWREHHGAHNPDALFGKTPPQRDVRQQVEEIRKELETVKNENYTLRTVLEEKSSLGSSLTLSHEDEQDQSLGKDIDPSICSMCENQDSLTTPKRQCKNCSGMFCENCLVNELPLPSSINPENVCDVCYSQLMQQYASTTS; this is translated from the exons ATGTCTGATCTGATGCCCCAGAGTGATGCCCCCACCCCCACTACAGACAAGATCACACAGGCTGCCAGAGAGACCATCTACCTATGCAACTTTCGCGTGTCGGTGGATGGGGAATGGCTGTGCCTGCGCGAGCTGAACGACATCTCGCTCACGCCAGATCCCGAGCCTGCTCATGAAG ATCCTAAGGACCCCATTGCCATCGAGAGGCTGAACCTGATGAACATGGCGAAGCTGAGCATTAAGGGCTTGATTGAGTCTGCACTAAACCTTGGCCGCACACTGGACTCCGACTACGCCCCACTGCAGCAGTTCTTTGTCGTCATGGAACACTGCCTGAAACATGGACTTAAAA GTAAGAAGACGTTCCTTGGTCAAAACAAGTCTTTCTGGGGTCCTTTGGAGCTGGTTGAAAAGTTGACTCCAGAGGCTGGGGAGATCACAGCCAGTGTCAAAGACCTTCCTGGGCTAAA AACCCCATTAGGAAGAGGCAGAGCATGGCTTCGTCTGGCCTTGATGCAGAAAAAGCTCTCAGACTACATGAAGACGATCATCAACAGAAAAGACCTGCTCAG TGAATTCTATGAGCCCAACGCTCTAATGATGGAGGAGGAAGGAGCAGTGATTGCTGGGCTGTTGGTCGGACTGAATGTCATTGATGCTAACTTGTGTATGAAAGGAGAAGATTTAGACTCACAG GTTGGAGTTATAGATTTTTCCATGTACCTGAAAGACGGAGCCCACAGCAGCAAAAGTACAGAGGG TGATGGACAGATCACAGCTATTCTCGACCAGAAGAATTATGTTGAGGAACTAAACAGACATTTAAG TGCATCAGTGAATAACCTGCAAGCCAAAGTGGACGCAATGGAAAAGTCCAACACAAAACTTACAGAGGAG CTTGCTGTCGCAAACAACAGGATCATCACTCTACAGGAGGAACTGGAGAGAGTGAAGGAGGAAAGCACTTACTTTGTGGAGTCCAGTCGCAAG GCCTCAAGGGCAGATGGTACTGCAAATGGTCAAGTTCTTGGAGAAACTCGCAAACAGCTCAAAGAGGAGACTCAGCTCAGGCTG GATGTAGAGAAGGAGCTGGAAGTACAGATAGGGATGAAGCAGGAGATGGAGTTATccatgaagatgctggagaaagaCATTTGTGAAAAACATGATGCTCTGGTGGAACTGAGGCGGCAGTTAGATGACCTGCGCACAATCAACCACGAGCTTGCCGTCAAGTCACAG AGCTCAGAGGTCAGTGCAAAACAGAAGAGTGACATCATCTGCCGCTTGGAGGAGAAATCAAACCAGATGGCGAGCATTATTAAACAACTGGAGAGCAG ATGTAAGAAGGCGGAGCGAGAATGGGACCTGGCGGACGAGGCAAATCGGCTCTTCAAGCAGGAGTTTGGGGACAAGATTGAGAGTCTGCAGCAAGAGGTGGAGCAGTTATGCAAGCAGAG ATCAGCTATGGAACATGAACTCAGGAAATGGAGAGAGCATCATGGAGCCCACAATCCTGATGCTCTGTTTGGCAAAACGCCCCCACAGAGAGATGTGCGACAGCAAGTAGAGGAGATCAGAAAG GAATTAGAGACagtcaaaaatgaaaactatacaTTACGCACTGTGCTGGAGGAAAAGTCAAGTCTTGGTTCCAGTTT GACACTTTCACATGAAGATGAACAG GATCAGTCTCTTGGTAAAGACATTGACCCATCCATCTGCTCTATGTGTGAAAACCAGGATTCCTTGACCACACCCAAG AGGCAATGTAAGAACTGCAGTGGCATGTTCTGTGAGAACTGCTTGGTGAATGAACTCCCTCTGCCTTCCTCCATCAACCCTgaaaatgtgtgtgatgtctgCTACTCACAGTTAATGCAGCAGTATGCCTCCACCACATCCTGA
- the LOC127628761 gene encoding protein RUFY3-like isoform X1: protein MADQSSGAFEHQSTEVSPTLVSSNEFLKPHIQDSGGHVGNSPEESLSPASVIYFKEALTYNSSIQFTKQGSSSLPAPVRYEFQIERTKKTINPKDPIAIERLNLMNMAKLSIKGLIESALNLGRTLDSDYAPLQQFFVVMEHCLKHGLKSKKTFLGQNKSFWGPLELVEKLTPEAGEITASVKDLPGLKTPLGRGRAWLRLALMQKKLSDYMKTIINRKDLLSEFYEPNALMMEEEGAVIAGLLVGLNVIDANLCMKGEDLDSQVGVIDFSMYLKDGAHSSKSTEGDGQITAILDQKNYVEELNRHLSASVNNLQAKVDAMEKSNTKLTEELAVANNRIITLQEELERVKEESTYFVESSRKASRADGTANGQVLGETRKQLKEETQLRLDVEKELEVQIGMKQEMELSMKMLEKDICEKHDALVELRRQLDDLRTINHELAVKSQSSEVSAKQKSDIICRLEEKSNQMASIIKQLESRCKKAEREWDLADEANRLFKQEFGDKIESLQQEVEQLCKQRSAMEHELRKWREHHGAHNPDALFGKTPPQRDVRQQVEEIRKELETVKNENYTLRTVLEEKSSLGSSLTLSHEDEQDQSLGKDIDPSICSMCENQDSLTTPKRQCKNCSGMFCENCLVNELPLPSSINPENVCDVCYSQLMQQYASTTS, encoded by the exons ATGGCGGATCAGAGCTCAGGAGCATTCGAGCACCAGAGCACTGAAGTTTCGCCAACTTTAGTTTCATCTAATGAATTCCTCAAACCCCACATTCAGGACAGCGGTGGACATGTAGGCAATAGTCCGGAAGAGTCGCTTTCTCCGGCCTCGGTCATTTACTTCAAGGAGGCGCTAACTTATAACTCAAGTATACAGTTTACAAAGCAAGGCTCATCGTCTCTCCCTGCACCGGTGCGATATGAATTCCAGATTGAGAGGACTAAGAAAACAATAA ATCCTAAGGACCCCATTGCCATCGAGAGGCTGAACCTGATGAACATGGCGAAGCTGAGCATTAAGGGCTTGATTGAGTCTGCACTAAACCTTGGCCGCACACTGGACTCCGACTACGCCCCACTGCAGCAGTTCTTTGTCGTCATGGAACACTGCCTGAAACATGGACTTAAAA GTAAGAAGACGTTCCTTGGTCAAAACAAGTCTTTCTGGGGTCCTTTGGAGCTGGTTGAAAAGTTGACTCCAGAGGCTGGGGAGATCACAGCCAGTGTCAAAGACCTTCCTGGGCTAAA AACCCCATTAGGAAGAGGCAGAGCATGGCTTCGTCTGGCCTTGATGCAGAAAAAGCTCTCAGACTACATGAAGACGATCATCAACAGAAAAGACCTGCTCAG TGAATTCTATGAGCCCAACGCTCTAATGATGGAGGAGGAAGGAGCAGTGATTGCTGGGCTGTTGGTCGGACTGAATGTCATTGATGCTAACTTGTGTATGAAAGGAGAAGATTTAGACTCACAG GTTGGAGTTATAGATTTTTCCATGTACCTGAAAGACGGAGCCCACAGCAGCAAAAGTACAGAGGG TGATGGACAGATCACAGCTATTCTCGACCAGAAGAATTATGTTGAGGAACTAAACAGACATTTAAG TGCATCAGTGAATAACCTGCAAGCCAAAGTGGACGCAATGGAAAAGTCCAACACAAAACTTACAGAGGAG CTTGCTGTCGCAAACAACAGGATCATCACTCTACAGGAGGAACTGGAGAGAGTGAAGGAGGAAAGCACTTACTTTGTGGAGTCCAGTCGCAAG GCCTCAAGGGCAGATGGTACTGCAAATGGTCAAGTTCTTGGAGAAACTCGCAAACAGCTCAAAGAGGAGACTCAGCTCAGGCTG GATGTAGAGAAGGAGCTGGAAGTACAGATAGGGATGAAGCAGGAGATGGAGTTATccatgaagatgctggagaaagaCATTTGTGAAAAACATGATGCTCTGGTGGAACTGAGGCGGCAGTTAGATGACCTGCGCACAATCAACCACGAGCTTGCCGTCAAGTCACAG AGCTCAGAGGTCAGTGCAAAACAGAAGAGTGACATCATCTGCCGCTTGGAGGAGAAATCAAACCAGATGGCGAGCATTATTAAACAACTGGAGAGCAG ATGTAAGAAGGCGGAGCGAGAATGGGACCTGGCGGACGAGGCAAATCGGCTCTTCAAGCAGGAGTTTGGGGACAAGATTGAGAGTCTGCAGCAAGAGGTGGAGCAGTTATGCAAGCAGAG ATCAGCTATGGAACATGAACTCAGGAAATGGAGAGAGCATCATGGAGCCCACAATCCTGATGCTCTGTTTGGCAAAACGCCCCCACAGAGAGATGTGCGACAGCAAGTAGAGGAGATCAGAAAG GAATTAGAGACagtcaaaaatgaaaactatacaTTACGCACTGTGCTGGAGGAAAAGTCAAGTCTTGGTTCCAGTTT GACACTTTCACATGAAGATGAACAG GATCAGTCTCTTGGTAAAGACATTGACCCATCCATCTGCTCTATGTGTGAAAACCAGGATTCCTTGACCACACCCAAG AGGCAATGTAAGAACTGCAGTGGCATGTTCTGTGAGAACTGCTTGGTGAATGAACTCCCTCTGCCTTCCTCCATCAACCCTgaaaatgtgtgtgatgtctgCTACTCACAGTTAATGCAGCAGTATGCCTCCACCACATCCTGA
- the LOC127628761 gene encoding protein RUFY3-like isoform X4, translating into MADQSSGAFEHQSTEVSPTLVSSNEFLKPHIQDSGGHVGNSPEESLSPASVIYFKEALTYNSSIQFTKQGSSSLPAPVRYEFQIERTKKTINPKDPIAIERLNLMNMAKLSIKGLIESALNLGRTLDSDYAPLQQFFVVMEHCLKHGLKSKKTFLGQNKSFWGPLELVEKLTPEAGEITASVKDLPGLKTPLGRGRAWLRLALMQKKLSDYMKTIINRKDLLSEFYEPNALMMEEEGAVIAGLLVGLNVIDANLCMKGEDLDSQVGVIDFSMYLKDGAHSSKSTEGDGQITAILDQKNYVEELNRHLSASVNNLQAKVDAMEKSNTKLTEELAVANNRIITLQEELERVKEESTYFVESSRKASRADGTANGQVLGETRKQLKEETQLRLDVEKELEVQIGMKQEMELSMKMLEKDICEKHDALVELRRQLDDLRTINHELAVKSQSSEVSAKQKSDIICRLEEKSNQMASIIKQLESSEKDMAKQARSLNTNAGKLLQRPQ; encoded by the exons ATGGCGGATCAGAGCTCAGGAGCATTCGAGCACCAGAGCACTGAAGTTTCGCCAACTTTAGTTTCATCTAATGAATTCCTCAAACCCCACATTCAGGACAGCGGTGGACATGTAGGCAATAGTCCGGAAGAGTCGCTTTCTCCGGCCTCGGTCATTTACTTCAAGGAGGCGCTAACTTATAACTCAAGTATACAGTTTACAAAGCAAGGCTCATCGTCTCTCCCTGCACCGGTGCGATATGAATTCCAGATTGAGAGGACTAAGAAAACAATAA ATCCTAAGGACCCCATTGCCATCGAGAGGCTGAACCTGATGAACATGGCGAAGCTGAGCATTAAGGGCTTGATTGAGTCTGCACTAAACCTTGGCCGCACACTGGACTCCGACTACGCCCCACTGCAGCAGTTCTTTGTCGTCATGGAACACTGCCTGAAACATGGACTTAAAA GTAAGAAGACGTTCCTTGGTCAAAACAAGTCTTTCTGGGGTCCTTTGGAGCTGGTTGAAAAGTTGACTCCAGAGGCTGGGGAGATCACAGCCAGTGTCAAAGACCTTCCTGGGCTAAA AACCCCATTAGGAAGAGGCAGAGCATGGCTTCGTCTGGCCTTGATGCAGAAAAAGCTCTCAGACTACATGAAGACGATCATCAACAGAAAAGACCTGCTCAG TGAATTCTATGAGCCCAACGCTCTAATGATGGAGGAGGAAGGAGCAGTGATTGCTGGGCTGTTGGTCGGACTGAATGTCATTGATGCTAACTTGTGTATGAAAGGAGAAGATTTAGACTCACAG GTTGGAGTTATAGATTTTTCCATGTACCTGAAAGACGGAGCCCACAGCAGCAAAAGTACAGAGGG TGATGGACAGATCACAGCTATTCTCGACCAGAAGAATTATGTTGAGGAACTAAACAGACATTTAAG TGCATCAGTGAATAACCTGCAAGCCAAAGTGGACGCAATGGAAAAGTCCAACACAAAACTTACAGAGGAG CTTGCTGTCGCAAACAACAGGATCATCACTCTACAGGAGGAACTGGAGAGAGTGAAGGAGGAAAGCACTTACTTTGTGGAGTCCAGTCGCAAG GCCTCAAGGGCAGATGGTACTGCAAATGGTCAAGTTCTTGGAGAAACTCGCAAACAGCTCAAAGAGGAGACTCAGCTCAGGCTG GATGTAGAGAAGGAGCTGGAAGTACAGATAGGGATGAAGCAGGAGATGGAGTTATccatgaagatgctggagaaagaCATTTGTGAAAAACATGATGCTCTGGTGGAACTGAGGCGGCAGTTAGATGACCTGCGCACAATCAACCACGAGCTTGCCGTCAAGTCACAG AGCTCAGAGGTCAGTGCAAAACAGAAGAGTGACATCATCTGCCGCTTGGAGGAGAAATCAAACCAGATGGCGAGCATTATTAAACAACTGGAGAGCAG TGAGAAAGACATGGCTAAACAGGCACGAAGCTTGAACACTAATGCTGGAAAACTCCTTCAGAGACCGCAATAA
- the LOC127628761 gene encoding protein RUFY3-like isoform X5, which translates to MSDLMPQSDAPTPTTDKITQAARETIYLCNFRVSVDGEWLCLRELNDISLTPDPEPAHEDSWEDFTELVEQMQMLDEFKDPKDPIAIERLNLMNMAKLSIKGLIESALNLGRTLDSDYAPLQQFFVVMEHCLKHGLKSKKTFLGQNKSFWGPLELVEKLTPEAGEITASVKDLPGLKTPLGRGRAWLRLALMQKKLSDYMKTIINRKDLLSEFYEPNALMMEEEGAVIAGLLVGLNVIDANLCMKGEDLDSQVGVIDFSMYLKDGAHSSKSTEGDGQITAILDQKNYVEELNRHLSASVNNLQAKVDAMEKSNTKLTEELAVANNRIITLQEELERVKEESTYFVESSRKASRADGTANGQVLGETRKQLKEETQLRLDVEKELEVQIGMKQEMELSMKMLEKDICEKHDALVELRRQLDDLRTINHELAVKSQSSEVSAKQKSDIICRLEEKSNQMASIIKQLESSEKDMAKQARSLNTNAGKLLQRPQ; encoded by the exons ATGTCTGATCTGATGCCCCAGAGTGATGCCCCCACCCCCACTACAGACAAGATCACACAGGCTGCCAGAGAGACCATCTACCTATGCAACTTTCGCGTGTCGGTGGATGGGGAATGGCTGTGCCTGCGCGAGCTGAACGACATCTCGCTCACGCCAGATCCCGAGCCTGCTCATGAAG ACTCATGGGAGGATTTCACAGAATTGGTGGAGCAAATGCAAATGCTTGATGAGTTCAAAG ATCCTAAGGACCCCATTGCCATCGAGAGGCTGAACCTGATGAACATGGCGAAGCTGAGCATTAAGGGCTTGATTGAGTCTGCACTAAACCTTGGCCGCACACTGGACTCCGACTACGCCCCACTGCAGCAGTTCTTTGTCGTCATGGAACACTGCCTGAAACATGGACTTAAAA GTAAGAAGACGTTCCTTGGTCAAAACAAGTCTTTCTGGGGTCCTTTGGAGCTGGTTGAAAAGTTGACTCCAGAGGCTGGGGAGATCACAGCCAGTGTCAAAGACCTTCCTGGGCTAAA AACCCCATTAGGAAGAGGCAGAGCATGGCTTCGTCTGGCCTTGATGCAGAAAAAGCTCTCAGACTACATGAAGACGATCATCAACAGAAAAGACCTGCTCAG TGAATTCTATGAGCCCAACGCTCTAATGATGGAGGAGGAAGGAGCAGTGATTGCTGGGCTGTTGGTCGGACTGAATGTCATTGATGCTAACTTGTGTATGAAAGGAGAAGATTTAGACTCACAG GTTGGAGTTATAGATTTTTCCATGTACCTGAAAGACGGAGCCCACAGCAGCAAAAGTACAGAGGG TGATGGACAGATCACAGCTATTCTCGACCAGAAGAATTATGTTGAGGAACTAAACAGACATTTAAG TGCATCAGTGAATAACCTGCAAGCCAAAGTGGACGCAATGGAAAAGTCCAACACAAAACTTACAGAGGAG CTTGCTGTCGCAAACAACAGGATCATCACTCTACAGGAGGAACTGGAGAGAGTGAAGGAGGAAAGCACTTACTTTGTGGAGTCCAGTCGCAAG GCCTCAAGGGCAGATGGTACTGCAAATGGTCAAGTTCTTGGAGAAACTCGCAAACAGCTCAAAGAGGAGACTCAGCTCAGGCTG GATGTAGAGAAGGAGCTGGAAGTACAGATAGGGATGAAGCAGGAGATGGAGTTATccatgaagatgctggagaaagaCATTTGTGAAAAACATGATGCTCTGGTGGAACTGAGGCGGCAGTTAGATGACCTGCGCACAATCAACCACGAGCTTGCCGTCAAGTCACAG AGCTCAGAGGTCAGTGCAAAACAGAAGAGTGACATCATCTGCCGCTTGGAGGAGAAATCAAACCAGATGGCGAGCATTATTAAACAACTGGAGAGCAG TGAGAAAGACATGGCTAAACAGGCACGAAGCTTGAACACTAATGCTGGAAAACTCCTTCAGAGACCGCAATAA
- the LOC127628761 gene encoding protein RUFY3-like isoform X6: MSDLMPQSDAPTPTTDKITQAARETIYLCNFRVSVDGEWLCLRELNDISLTPDPEPAHEDPKDPIAIERLNLMNMAKLSIKGLIESALNLGRTLDSDYAPLQQFFVVMEHCLKHGLKSKKTFLGQNKSFWGPLELVEKLTPEAGEITASVKDLPGLKTPLGRGRAWLRLALMQKKLSDYMKTIINRKDLLSEFYEPNALMMEEEGAVIAGLLVGLNVIDANLCMKGEDLDSQVGVIDFSMYLKDGAHSSKSTEGDGQITAILDQKNYVEELNRHLSASVNNLQAKVDAMEKSNTKLTEELAVANNRIITLQEELERVKEESTYFVESSRKASRADGTANGQVLGETRKQLKEETQLRLDVEKELEVQIGMKQEMELSMKMLEKDICEKHDALVELRRQLDDLRTINHELAVKSQSSEVSAKQKSDIICRLEEKSNQMASIIKQLESSEKDMAKQARSLNTNAGKLLQRPQ; this comes from the exons ATGTCTGATCTGATGCCCCAGAGTGATGCCCCCACCCCCACTACAGACAAGATCACACAGGCTGCCAGAGAGACCATCTACCTATGCAACTTTCGCGTGTCGGTGGATGGGGAATGGCTGTGCCTGCGCGAGCTGAACGACATCTCGCTCACGCCAGATCCCGAGCCTGCTCATGAAG ATCCTAAGGACCCCATTGCCATCGAGAGGCTGAACCTGATGAACATGGCGAAGCTGAGCATTAAGGGCTTGATTGAGTCTGCACTAAACCTTGGCCGCACACTGGACTCCGACTACGCCCCACTGCAGCAGTTCTTTGTCGTCATGGAACACTGCCTGAAACATGGACTTAAAA GTAAGAAGACGTTCCTTGGTCAAAACAAGTCTTTCTGGGGTCCTTTGGAGCTGGTTGAAAAGTTGACTCCAGAGGCTGGGGAGATCACAGCCAGTGTCAAAGACCTTCCTGGGCTAAA AACCCCATTAGGAAGAGGCAGAGCATGGCTTCGTCTGGCCTTGATGCAGAAAAAGCTCTCAGACTACATGAAGACGATCATCAACAGAAAAGACCTGCTCAG TGAATTCTATGAGCCCAACGCTCTAATGATGGAGGAGGAAGGAGCAGTGATTGCTGGGCTGTTGGTCGGACTGAATGTCATTGATGCTAACTTGTGTATGAAAGGAGAAGATTTAGACTCACAG GTTGGAGTTATAGATTTTTCCATGTACCTGAAAGACGGAGCCCACAGCAGCAAAAGTACAGAGGG TGATGGACAGATCACAGCTATTCTCGACCAGAAGAATTATGTTGAGGAACTAAACAGACATTTAAG TGCATCAGTGAATAACCTGCAAGCCAAAGTGGACGCAATGGAAAAGTCCAACACAAAACTTACAGAGGAG CTTGCTGTCGCAAACAACAGGATCATCACTCTACAGGAGGAACTGGAGAGAGTGAAGGAGGAAAGCACTTACTTTGTGGAGTCCAGTCGCAAG GCCTCAAGGGCAGATGGTACTGCAAATGGTCAAGTTCTTGGAGAAACTCGCAAACAGCTCAAAGAGGAGACTCAGCTCAGGCTG GATGTAGAGAAGGAGCTGGAAGTACAGATAGGGATGAAGCAGGAGATGGAGTTATccatgaagatgctggagaaagaCATTTGTGAAAAACATGATGCTCTGGTGGAACTGAGGCGGCAGTTAGATGACCTGCGCACAATCAACCACGAGCTTGCCGTCAAGTCACAG AGCTCAGAGGTCAGTGCAAAACAGAAGAGTGACATCATCTGCCGCTTGGAGGAGAAATCAAACCAGATGGCGAGCATTATTAAACAACTGGAGAGCAG TGAGAAAGACATGGCTAAACAGGCACGAAGCTTGAACACTAATGCTGGAAAACTCCTTCAGAGACCGCAATAA